In Columba livia isolate bColLiv1 breed racing homer chromosome Z, bColLiv1.pat.W.v2, whole genome shotgun sequence, one DNA window encodes the following:
- the F2RL2 gene encoding proteinase-activated receptor 3, translated as MKILFFSGLLSLSSCLLTTASEFSLNGSAIKTVSLIKTFRGISARDYDYIPPYAIEGETKSIHIREDKCSSKKSNDSTLTEVNNTTLEYLTSSLSTKLIPAVYLSAVLLGVPSNAIILWMLIFRIRSVCTAILYTNLAVSDLLFCIMLPFKIAYHINGNNWIFGEMMCRTTTVVFYGNMYCSILLLTCISVSRYVAIVHPFTYKSLPKRAYAIAVCATVWIIVFLYMLPLCIMQQSYYVKQLGIYTCHDVHNACETISSFQFYYYVSLVTFGFLIPLATIIFCYVSIIRALKTHEWFWYVKVSLLILTIFAICFVPSNIILIIHHINYYYNNTDGLYSFYLIALCLSSLNSCLDPFLYFLMSKIRSQSNIYLTMVKISREK; from the exons ATGAAGATACTGTTTTTCAGTGGACTGCTGTCTCTTAGCTCCTGTCTTCTCACAACAG cttcagaATTTTCGCTGAATGgctctgcaattaaaactgtCTCTCTTATCAAGACTTTTCGTGGAATTTCAGCAAGAGACTATGATTACATCCCTCCTTATGCTATAGAAGGGGAGACAAAATCCATCCATATCAGAGAAGACAAATGCTCTTCAAAAAAGTCAAATGACTCCACTTTAACAGAAGTGAACAACACCACACTTGAATACTTGACCAGCTCGTTGAGCACCAAGCTAATACCTGCAGTCTACCTCAGTGCTGTTTTATTGGGTGTGCCATCTAATGCCATCATTTTGTGGATGTTAATCTTCAGGATCCGGTCTGTATGCACTGCCATCCTCTACACAAATTTGGCGGTTTCAGATCTGCTCTTCTGCATCATGCTGCCCTTCAAAATAGCGTACCACATCAACGGGAACAACTGGATTTTTGGGGAAATGATGTGTCGAACCACCACTGTGGTGTTTTACGGTAACATGTACTGCTCCATTTTGCTGCTCACATGTATCAGTGTTAGCCGCTATGTGGCCATCGTTCACCCTTTCACCTACAAGAGCCTACCGAAACGTGCCTATGCCATCGCAGTCTGCGCTACCGTGTGGATCATCGTCTTCCTTTATATGCTCCCCCTTTGCATAATGCAGCAAAGCTATTATGTGAAACAACTGGGCATTTATACGTGCCACGATGTGCACAATGCCTGCGAAACCATATCTTCCTTCCAGTTCTACTACTATGTTTCTTTAGTCACGTTTGGGTTTTTAATACCTCTCGCAACTATCATTTTCTGCTATGTCTCAATTATACGAGCACTCAAGACTCATGAATGGTTCTGGTATGTTAAAGTCAGTCTTTTGATCCTTACTATCTTTGCTATTTGCTTTGTGCCAAGCAATATTATCCTTATTATCCATCACATTAACTATTACTATAACAACACAGATGGGTTGTATTCTTTTTATCTAATTGCTTTATGTCTTAGCAGCTTAAACAGTTGTCTTGatcctttcctttattttcttatgtCCAAAATCAGAAGTCAATCCAATATTTATCTAACAATGGTTAAAATTTCCAGGGAAAAATGA